A window from Streptomyces subrutilus encodes these proteins:
- a CDS encoding STAS domain-containing protein — translation MTEHPARQAGGEDITVDVLDHAVTVRPTGEIDLERASVLALALAEGLSHASPSRPLVVDCGGLTFCDSSGLNAFLSARRTAEKTGTVIRLASPNQQFRRLLEMTGTTALFSVEPDPADRRSADGASAD, via the coding sequence ATGACCGAGCACCCTGCCCGGCAGGCAGGCGGGGAGGACATCACCGTGGACGTCCTGGACCACGCCGTCACGGTCCGGCCCACCGGCGAGATCGATCTCGAACGGGCCTCCGTCCTCGCGCTCGCCCTCGCCGAAGGCCTTTCCCACGCCTCACCGAGCAGGCCTCTGGTGGTCGACTGCGGCGGCCTGACCTTCTGCGACTCCTCCGGCCTCAACGCCTTCCTGTCCGCCCGGCGCACGGCGGAGAAGACCGGCACGGTGATCCGCCTGGCCTCCCCGAACCAGCAGTTCCGGCGCCTCTTGGAGATGACCGGGACCACGGCCCTGTTCTCCGTCGAGCCGGACCCCGCCGATCGCCGGTCGGCCGACGGAGCGTCCGCCGACTAG
- a CDS encoding GNAT family N-acetyltransferase produces the protein MSGTVPSNALRLAPVTEQNLAAVLAVQVRPDQRHLVSPVVKSLAEAYVHGEVAWPRAVVDGTEVVGFVMAFLDIVWDQEKDPDDRRSGIWRLNIDAAHQGRGYGRFAVGAVLDELRGRGAGPAYVSWDTGAHSPEPFYLGLGFRPTGELSGGQRVAVLPLDASSAR, from the coding sequence ATGTCTGGAACCGTGCCCTCCAACGCACTTCGCCTCGCCCCCGTCACCGAGCAGAACCTGGCCGCCGTCCTGGCCGTGCAGGTCCGCCCCGATCAGCGGCACCTGGTGTCCCCCGTGGTGAAGTCGCTGGCCGAGGCGTACGTGCACGGCGAGGTCGCCTGGCCGCGGGCCGTCGTCGACGGCACGGAAGTGGTCGGCTTCGTCATGGCCTTCCTCGACATCGTCTGGGACCAGGAGAAGGACCCCGACGACCGCCGTTCCGGCATCTGGCGGTTGAACATCGACGCCGCCCACCAGGGCAGGGGCTACGGCCGCTTCGCCGTCGGCGCGGTCCTCGACGAGCTCCGCGGCCGCGGCGCCGGTCCGGCGTACGTCTCGTGGGACACCGGCGCGCACTCCCCCGAACCGTTCTACCTGGGCCTGGGTTTCCGTCCGACCGGGGAACTCAGCGGGGGCCAGCGGGTCGCCGTCCTGCCCTTGGACGCGTCATCGGCTCGGTGA
- a CDS encoding AraC family transcriptional regulator produces the protein MDTLTGLLEGPKARGAFLLKSVLNPPWSLRIEDRAPLSVVTMVHGSAWLLPDDGESVRIGPGDVAVVRGPDCYGVADAPDSPVQITVGPDQRCSDEEGRDVSDSMSLGVRTWGEPLRDAGSAVMLSGTYQAPSEIGRRLLGALPTVLVRPAGAADSTLITLLSAEISRDEPGQEIVLDRLLDLLVIGVLRAWLQAPGSDAPPWYRAQGDPVVGPALRLLHESPEHGWTVEELALKVGVSRAGLARRFTEVVGEPPVAYLTGWRLALAADLLREPDATVATVARKVGYGSAFALSTAFKRVRGVSPREFRAGATAPAAFEPAARAPRTVVLTEPMTRPRAGRRPAGPR, from the coding sequence ATGGACACGCTGACCGGACTCCTCGAAGGCCCCAAGGCCCGGGGCGCCTTCCTCCTCAAGTCCGTGCTGAACCCGCCCTGGTCGCTGCGGATCGAGGACCGCGCCCCGCTGTCGGTGGTCACCATGGTCCACGGCTCGGCCTGGCTGCTGCCCGACGACGGCGAGTCCGTGCGGATCGGCCCCGGCGACGTGGCGGTCGTCAGGGGTCCCGACTGCTACGGCGTCGCCGACGCACCCGACAGCCCGGTCCAGATCACCGTGGGCCCGGACCAGCGGTGCAGCGACGAGGAGGGCCGGGACGTCAGCGACTCGATGTCCCTGGGCGTCCGCACCTGGGGCGAACCACTCCGGGACGCCGGCTCGGCCGTGATGCTCAGCGGCACCTACCAGGCGCCGAGCGAGATCGGCCGCCGCCTGCTCGGCGCGCTCCCCACCGTCCTGGTGCGTCCCGCGGGCGCGGCCGACTCCACCCTCATCACCCTGCTCAGCGCCGAGATCTCCCGCGACGAACCGGGCCAGGAGATCGTCCTGGACCGGCTGCTGGACCTCCTCGTCATCGGCGTGCTCCGGGCCTGGCTCCAAGCCCCCGGCTCGGACGCCCCGCCCTGGTACCGGGCGCAGGGCGATCCCGTGGTCGGCCCGGCGCTCCGCCTGCTGCACGAGAGCCCGGAACACGGCTGGACCGTGGAAGAGCTCGCCCTCAAGGTCGGCGTCTCACGGGCCGGCCTGGCCCGCCGCTTCACCGAGGTCGTCGGCGAACCCCCGGTCGCCTACCTGACCGGCTGGCGCCTGGCCCTCGCGGCCGACCTGCTCCGCGAACCCGACGCCACCGTCGCGACGGTGGCGCGCAAGGTCGGCTACGGGAGCGCCTTCGCCCTGTCCACCGCGTTCAAGCGGGTCCGGGGCGTCAGCCCGCGGGAGTTCCGCGCGGGCGCGACCGCGCCGGCCGCGTTCGAGCCGGCCGCGCGGGCGCCGCGCACGGTGGTGCTCACCGAGCCGATGACGCGTCCAAGGGCAGGACGGCGACCCGCTGGCCCCCGCTGA
- a CDS encoding flavoprotein — protein MTTKTLYLLCSAAPPVFEVAHVIEDAQARGWDVCLGLTPTAAHWLAASLDGLAALTGHPVRWQYKLPGEEDVWPAADALLYAPATFNSVNCLALGLTGRFTVGVAAEAVGKGTPFAVMPCTNAALAAHPRFEQSLSVLRGAGVRVLYGEGGFTPGPAGPDAPAHFPWSAALDAVDRAAGPAPA, from the coding sequence ATGACCACGAAGACTCTCTACCTGCTCTGCTCGGCCGCACCGCCCGTCTTCGAGGTGGCGCACGTCATCGAGGACGCCCAGGCACGGGGCTGGGACGTGTGCCTGGGACTGACCCCCACGGCGGCGCACTGGCTCGCGGCGAGCCTCGACGGGCTGGCGGCGCTGACCGGGCACCCGGTCCGCTGGCAGTACAAGCTCCCCGGCGAGGAGGACGTGTGGCCCGCGGCCGACGCCCTGCTCTACGCCCCCGCCACCTTCAACTCCGTCAACTGCCTGGCCCTGGGGCTCACCGGCCGCTTCACCGTCGGCGTGGCCGCCGAGGCCGTCGGCAAGGGCACCCCCTTCGCCGTCATGCCGTGTACGAACGCCGCGCTCGCCGCGCACCCCCGGTTCGAGCAGTCCCTGTCCGTGCTGCGCGGGGCGGGCGTCCGGGTCCTCTACGGCGAGGGCGGATTCACCCCCGGTCCGGCGGGCCCCGACGCCCCCGCGCACTTCCCGTGGTCGGCCGCCCTCGACGCCGTGGACCGCGCCGCGGGCCCGGCGCCGGCCTGA
- a CDS encoding epoxide hydrolase family protein yields the protein MSDRGAGLHAFRLDVPQRELDDLGERLARVRWPDELPGVGWAYGIPLERMRSLVEYWRDGYDWRAAEARLNSWPQFTTTVDGARVHFAHLRSPEPDATPLLMTHGWPGSIVEFQEVADLLTDPRAHGGDPADAFHLVLPGIPGFGLSGPTAETGWEFKRVARAFGTLMERLGYRSYGVQGGDWGAAISRELGRLKPDRVLGVHLNLLPGAGATREPDPAELAALDPAERARTLASWERQRTWTRDRQGYADIQATRPQTLAYGLNDSPVGLLAWIAEKFAEWADPGCPVDRDRTLTNVMLYWLTGTAGSAARIYYERAHADYAGQPPEESRTPTALADFPHDNFIPLRHVAARTDHIVRWTTFDRGGHFPAMEVPDLLVGDVRAFFRTLRG from the coding sequence ATGAGCGATCGTGGAGCGGGCCTGCACGCGTTCCGGCTGGACGTGCCGCAGCGGGAACTGGACGACCTGGGGGAGCGGCTGGCCCGGGTGCGCTGGCCCGACGAGCTCCCGGGCGTCGGCTGGGCGTACGGGATACCGCTGGAGCGGATGCGTTCGCTCGTGGAGTACTGGCGGGACGGGTACGACTGGAGGGCGGCCGAGGCGCGGCTCAACTCCTGGCCGCAGTTCACCACGACCGTCGACGGCGCCCGGGTGCACTTCGCACACCTCAGGTCGCCCGAGCCGGACGCCACGCCCCTGCTGATGACGCACGGATGGCCCGGCTCGATCGTCGAGTTCCAGGAGGTCGCGGACCTGCTGACCGATCCGCGGGCCCACGGCGGCGATCCCGCCGACGCGTTCCACCTCGTGCTGCCCGGCATCCCGGGCTTCGGCCTGTCCGGACCCACGGCCGAGACCGGCTGGGAGTTCAAGCGCGTCGCCCGGGCCTTCGGAACGCTGATGGAGCGGCTGGGCTACCGGTCGTACGGCGTGCAGGGCGGCGACTGGGGCGCGGCGATCTCGCGGGAGCTGGGCCGACTCAAGCCGGACCGGGTGCTGGGCGTCCACCTGAACCTGCTGCCGGGCGCCGGGGCGACCCGTGAGCCGGACCCGGCGGAGCTGGCCGCGCTCGACCCGGCCGAGCGCGCGCGGACCCTGGCCTCCTGGGAGCGGCAGCGGACCTGGACCCGCGACCGGCAGGGGTACGCCGACATCCAGGCGACCCGGCCGCAGACCCTCGCGTACGGGCTCAACGACTCGCCGGTCGGGCTGCTGGCCTGGATCGCCGAGAAGTTCGCCGAGTGGGCGGACCCGGGCTGCCCGGTGGACCGGGACCGGACCCTGACCAACGTGATGCTCTACTGGCTGACGGGGACGGCGGGTTCGGCGGCCCGGATCTACTACGAGCGGGCCCATGCCGACTACGCCGGACAGCCGCCCGAGGAGTCGCGCACGCCCACCGCGCTCGCCGACTTCCCCCACGACAACTTCATCCCGCTGCGGCACGTCGCCGCGCGCACGGACCACATCGTCCGCTGGACCACCTTCGACCGCGGTGGCCACTTCCCGGCGATGGAGGTACCGGACCTGCTGGTGGGGGACGTACGGGCCTTCTTCCGGACGCTGCGCGGCTGA
- a CDS encoding ScbR family autoregulator-binding transcription factor translates to MARARQERAEITRQAILDGAAVAFERTGFDGTSLTDVVRNAGVTKGALYFHFPSKEALARTLMDEQFRVAEGIAAVEDRGLQTVIDLTHRVAHGLRTEARVRAGIRLVIEFGSFTDPDPGPYDTWIDTCHSCLVPAQVRGDLDPGLDPHALATHLVGAFTGIQVTSHVRTGRDDLHTRILDMWRFLLPGITPAHRIPHLDPAGSLRCRTELGLPGPRTATTG, encoded by the coding sequence GTGGCGAGGGCCAGGCAGGAACGGGCGGAGATCACCCGCCAGGCCATCCTCGACGGCGCCGCCGTCGCCTTCGAGCGGACCGGCTTCGACGGCACCAGCCTCACCGACGTCGTCCGGAACGCCGGGGTCACCAAGGGCGCCCTCTACTTCCACTTCCCCTCCAAGGAAGCCCTCGCCCGCACCCTGATGGACGAACAGTTCCGGGTGGCGGAGGGCATCGCGGCCGTCGAGGACCGCGGGCTGCAGACGGTCATCGACCTCACCCACCGCGTGGCGCACGGCCTGCGCACCGAAGCTCGCGTCCGGGCCGGCATCCGCCTCGTCATCGAGTTCGGCTCCTTCACCGACCCGGATCCCGGCCCGTACGACACCTGGATCGACACCTGCCACAGTTGCCTGGTGCCGGCGCAGGTGCGCGGCGACCTCGATCCCGGTCTCGACCCGCACGCCCTGGCGACCCACCTGGTGGGGGCCTTCACCGGGATCCAGGTCACCTCGCACGTGCGTACGGGCCGCGACGACCTGCACACCCGGATCCTGGACATGTGGCGGTTCCTGCTCCCGGGCATCACGCCCGCGCACCGCATCCCGCACCTCGACCCGGCGGGCTCGCTGCGCTGCCGCACCGAACTCGGCCTGCCCGGCCCGCGTACGGCCACCACCGGCTGA
- a CDS encoding SDR family oxidoreductase, with translation MDQRHLTVVTGGSRGIGAAVCARLAADGHDVVLGYHSDAEAAEQAADTVRRAGRHCLAVRVDTADEAAVDHLFDTAAGLGPVTGLVNNAGISGPNGTLADADTAGLRRALDVNVLGYLLCARRAVRDMTRTGGGAVVNISSAAATLGSPGQYVHYAAAKAAVDALTVGLSKEVAAQGIRVNCVAPGTVWTGFHADPQRPARVAAAVPMGRAGRPEEIAGAVAWLLSADASYTTGAVLRVSGGL, from the coding sequence TTGGACCAGCGCCACCTCACCGTCGTCACCGGAGGCAGCCGCGGCATCGGCGCCGCGGTCTGCGCCCGCCTCGCGGCCGACGGCCACGACGTCGTCCTGGGCTACCACTCCGACGCCGAGGCCGCCGAGCAGGCCGCCGACACGGTCCGGCGGGCCGGCCGCCACTGCCTCGCCGTCCGCGTCGACACCGCCGACGAAGCGGCCGTCGACCACCTCTTCGACACCGCCGCCGGACTCGGCCCCGTCACCGGCCTCGTCAACAACGCCGGGATCAGCGGACCCAACGGAACCCTCGCCGACGCGGACACGGCCGGGCTGCGCCGCGCGCTCGACGTCAACGTGCTCGGCTACCTGCTCTGCGCGCGGCGCGCGGTCCGCGACATGACGCGCACCGGAGGCGGCGCCGTCGTCAACATCTCCTCCGCCGCGGCCACGCTCGGCTCCCCCGGCCAGTACGTGCACTACGCGGCGGCCAAGGCCGCCGTCGACGCGCTCACCGTAGGGCTGTCCAAGGAGGTCGCGGCCCAGGGCATCCGGGTCAACTGCGTCGCACCGGGCACGGTGTGGACCGGGTTCCACGCCGACCCGCAGCGGCCGGCCCGGGTGGCCGCCGCCGTCCCCATGGGCCGGGCCGGACGGCCGGAGGAGATCGCGGGAGCCGTCGCGTGGCTGCTCTCCGCCGACGCCTCGTACACGACCGGCGCGGTCCTGCGGGTATCCGGCGGCCTCTGA
- a CDS encoding YbaK/EbsC family protein — MRAPIGPFEQARPAADCLADLTRPVAEAVRGLHADDAAGADEVLYVDTDPAIADTAAFVAHYGPELLGQSANCVVVAAKRGGETTLAACLVPSAGRIDVNGVVRRHLGARKVSFAPMATAVELTGMEHGGITPVGLPADWPLLVDPAVADMPYVLVGSGSRRGKLIAPGAFFARLPRAEPVEGLCVQDPA, encoded by the coding sequence ATGCGCGCTCCCATCGGTCCCTTCGAGCAGGCCCGCCCCGCGGCCGACTGCCTCGCCGACCTCACCCGCCCCGTCGCCGAAGCGGTGCGCGGCCTCCACGCCGACGACGCCGCCGGAGCCGACGAGGTCCTCTACGTCGACACGGACCCGGCCATCGCGGACACCGCCGCCTTCGTCGCGCACTACGGACCCGAGCTGCTCGGCCAGTCGGCCAACTGCGTCGTCGTCGCCGCCAAACGCGGCGGCGAGACCACCCTCGCGGCCTGCCTGGTCCCCTCCGCCGGCCGGATCGACGTCAACGGCGTCGTGCGGCGCCACCTGGGCGCCCGCAAGGTGTCCTTCGCCCCCATGGCCACGGCGGTCGAGCTCACCGGCATGGAGCACGGCGGCATCACCCCGGTCGGCCTGCCCGCCGACTGGCCGCTGCTGGTGGACCCTGCGGTCGCGGACATGCCGTACGTACTGGTCGGCAGCGGCAGCCGCCGCGGCAAGCTGATCGCCCCCGGCGCGTTCTTCGCCCGGCTGCCGCGCGCCGAACCCGTCGAGGGCCTCTGCGTCCAGGACCCCGCCTGA
- a CDS encoding anhydro-N-acetylmuramic acid kinase has translation MRVLGLMSGTSHDAVDAAAAHLTLDATGETLRLTPLGMVSAPYHARLRRALAAALPPAPTTMADVCRLDTGIGRAFADLAVRADRELCSGRTDLIASHGQTVYHWVSAGRVRGTLQLGRPAWIAEATGRPVVADFRPGDVAAGGQGAPLVGLIDTMLLRGRPGVPAALNIGGIANLTALPATGTPVAFDTGPGNALLDAAAHEATGGRLGYDHDGALAARGRVHEPLLRRLLAEPYYRLPAPKTTGKELFHPGYLRTVLHGADRPTTPDLLATLTRLTARTVADALRPLAATEVIASGGGTRNPVLMAMLRAELPARTTLLTSDALGLPVAAKEAYAFAVLGFLTLHGLPGNAPDCTGAEGPRVLGSLTPGRRPLELPPRPPRAPAALVVDRPPGG, from the coding sequence ATGAGGGTCCTCGGCCTGATGTCGGGCACCTCCCACGACGCCGTGGACGCCGCTGCCGCGCACCTCACCCTCGACGCCACGGGCGAGACCCTGCGCCTGACCCCGCTCGGCATGGTCAGTGCCCCCTACCACGCGCGACTGCGCCGCGCCCTGGCCGCGGCCCTGCCGCCCGCCCCGACCACCATGGCCGACGTGTGCCGCCTCGACACCGGCATCGGCCGCGCCTTCGCCGACCTCGCCGTGCGCGCCGACCGCGAACTGTGCTCCGGCCGCACCGATCTGATCGCCTCGCACGGGCAGACCGTCTACCACTGGGTCTCCGCCGGCCGGGTCCGCGGCACCCTCCAGCTCGGCCGGCCCGCATGGATCGCCGAAGCCACCGGCCGCCCCGTCGTCGCCGACTTCCGCCCCGGCGACGTCGCCGCAGGCGGCCAGGGCGCGCCCCTGGTCGGGCTGATCGACACCATGCTGCTGCGCGGGCGCCCCGGCGTCCCCGCCGCCCTGAACATCGGCGGCATCGCCAACCTCACCGCCCTGCCCGCCACGGGCACCCCCGTCGCCTTCGACACCGGCCCGGGCAACGCCCTGCTGGACGCGGCCGCGCACGAGGCGACCGGCGGCCGCCTGGGCTACGACCACGACGGCGCCCTCGCCGCCAGGGGCCGCGTCCACGAACCGCTGCTGCGGCGCCTGCTCGCCGAGCCGTACTACCGGCTGCCCGCGCCCAAGACCACCGGCAAGGAACTCTTCCACCCCGGCTACCTGCGCACCGTCCTGCACGGCGCCGACCGCCCCACCACCCCCGACCTGCTCGCCACCCTCACCCGCCTCACCGCCCGCACCGTGGCCGACGCCCTGCGCCCCCTCGCCGCCACCGAGGTCATCGCCTCCGGCGGCGGCACCCGCAACCCCGTCCTGATGGCCATGCTCCGCGCCGAACTGCCCGCCCGCACCACCCTGTTGACCTCCGACGCCCTCGGTCTGCCGGTCGCGGCGAAGGAGGCGTACGCCTTCGCCGTCCTCGGCTTCCTCACCCTGCACGGCCTGCCCGGCAACGCCCCCGACTGCACCGGCGCCGAAGGGCCGCGCGTCCTCGGCTCCCTCACCCCGGGCCGGCGCCCGCTGGAGCTGCCGCCCCGCCCGCCACGCGCCCCCGCCGCCCTGGTCGTCGACCGGCCGCCAGGGGGGTGA
- a CDS encoding MFS transporter, protein MSPPVLRPAPPQADTRPGRALLAGSAGNFVEWYEFGVYGCFATVLAGHFFTPHAGSPGGAGPLIATYASFALAFFFRPAGALLFGRLGDRVGRRPTLVLVIALMTLATTLIGLLPTQATIGAAAPWLLTLLRALQGLSAGGEFGGAVALMTEYAPPGRRGRYGAWQSFTVALGLLAGAGTAALLASALTPAALTAWGWRVPFLLALPLGLAALWLRTGLTEPALPGAVGPSAARPPVPQAPHPADPPGPGRSVPQGSAPADTPADAAPVSAPAGPGAERFATARAVVLGVGRVMGWSAAGYTFLVVLPSYLQATLGASLRDALAATACANLGFAASILPAGRLSDRVGRRPVMLGGALAVVLLALPLLHLLQDPAAGSVTKAAALAGAGATVGLLAGPGPAMLAEMFPARVRCTGLGLAYALANAVFAGCAGLVITSLTELTGDPDIPAHYAAGACALSALALATLRGDDHRKPLR, encoded by the coding sequence GTGAGTCCTCCCGTACTGCGCCCCGCGCCGCCGCAGGCCGACACCCGGCCCGGCCGCGCACTGCTCGCCGGATCGGCCGGCAACTTCGTCGAGTGGTACGAGTTCGGCGTCTACGGCTGCTTCGCCACGGTCCTCGCCGGCCACTTCTTCACCCCGCACGCCGGTTCCCCCGGCGGCGCGGGCCCGCTGATCGCCACCTACGCCTCCTTCGCCCTGGCCTTCTTCTTCCGCCCCGCCGGAGCCCTGCTCTTCGGCCGGCTCGGCGACCGCGTCGGCCGCCGCCCCACCCTGGTCCTCGTCATCGCGCTGATGACCCTCGCCACCACCCTGATCGGCCTCCTGCCCACCCAGGCGACGATCGGCGCCGCCGCGCCCTGGCTGCTCACCCTGCTCCGGGCCCTGCAAGGCCTCAGCGCCGGAGGCGAGTTCGGCGGCGCCGTGGCCCTCATGACCGAGTACGCCCCACCAGGCCGGCGCGGTCGCTACGGAGCCTGGCAGTCCTTCACCGTCGCCCTCGGCCTGCTCGCCGGAGCCGGGACCGCCGCCCTGCTCGCCTCGGCGCTCACCCCGGCCGCCCTGACCGCCTGGGGCTGGCGCGTACCGTTCCTGCTGGCCCTGCCGCTCGGGCTGGCCGCACTGTGGCTGCGCACCGGCCTGACGGAGCCCGCCCTGCCCGGAGCCGTCGGCCCGAGCGCGGCGCGGCCGCCCGTACCGCAGGCCCCGCACCCGGCGGACCCCCCGGGCCCCGGCCGCTCCGTACCGCAGGGGTCCGCCCCGGCCGACACCCCGGCCGACGCCGCGCCCGTCTCGGCCCCCGCCGGACCGGGCGCGGAGCGGTTCGCCACCGCCCGGGCCGTCGTGCTCGGCGTCGGCCGCGTGATGGGCTGGTCGGCGGCCGGATACACCTTCCTCGTCGTCCTGCCGTCCTACCTCCAGGCCACCCTCGGCGCCTCCCTCAGGGACGCCCTGGCCGCCACCGCCTGCGCCAACCTCGGCTTCGCCGCCTCGATCCTGCCCGCCGGCCGGCTCAGTGACCGCGTCGGCCGCCGCCCCGTCATGCTGGGCGGCGCCCTCGCCGTCGTCCTCCTCGCCCTGCCGCTGCTGCACCTGCTCCAGGACCCCGCGGCCGGCTCCGTCACCAAGGCCGCCGCCCTGGCCGGTGCGGGCGCCACGGTCGGCCTGCTCGCCGGACCCGGCCCCGCCATGCTCGCCGAGATGTTCCCCGCCCGCGTCCGCTGCACCGGCCTCGGACTCGCCTACGCCCTGGCCAACGCCGTCTTCGCCGGCTGCGCGGGACTCGTCATCACCTCCCTGACCGAGCTCACCGGCGACCCCGACATCCCCGCCCACTACGCCGCCGGAGCCTGCGCCCTCAGCGCCCTGGCCCTCGCGACCCTGCGCGGCGACGACCACCGGAAGCCCCTGCGATGA
- a CDS encoding ATP-grasp domain-containing protein — protein sequence MGSARDGARIAVVTSGPGIEADADLPLIVEALRAEGLAARPVPWDADATVWDGFDLALIRSTWDYSQRLGEFLAWTDTAARATRLRNPAPVVRWNSDKRYLTRLAERGVRVAPTRFLEPGTPYDVADFDRPGGVVVKPAVSAGARDTARYEPGHHADAARHARMLLDQGRTVMVQPYLRRVAEGERALVFFGGAFSHAIRKGPLLTEAGVIDNQRVAHPGITPHPPTEAEIRTARAALAAIPSQAAPLFARVDLALDEDGEPLVMELELIEPNLFLKDNPQGLPGLVRAVTAAVGPA from the coding sequence ATGGGGAGCGCGAGGGACGGCGCCAGGATCGCGGTCGTGACGAGCGGGCCGGGCATCGAGGCCGATGCCGACCTCCCGCTGATCGTCGAGGCCCTGCGCGCCGAAGGACTGGCCGCACGGCCGGTGCCCTGGGACGCCGACGCCACCGTGTGGGACGGCTTCGACCTGGCGCTCATCCGGTCGACCTGGGACTACTCCCAGCGGCTCGGCGAATTCCTGGCCTGGACCGACACCGCGGCCCGCGCCACCCGCCTGCGGAACCCGGCGCCGGTCGTGCGCTGGAACAGCGACAAGCGCTACCTGACCCGTCTCGCCGAGCGCGGGGTCCGCGTGGCACCGACCCGCTTCCTCGAACCGGGCACGCCGTACGACGTCGCGGACTTCGACCGGCCCGGTGGCGTCGTCGTCAAACCCGCCGTCTCCGCCGGCGCCCGCGACACCGCCCGCTACGAACCCGGCCACCACGCGGACGCCGCGCGCCACGCCCGGATGCTGCTCGACCAGGGCCGCACGGTGATGGTCCAGCCGTACCTGCGCCGCGTGGCGGAGGGGGAGCGGGCGCTGGTCTTCTTCGGCGGTGCGTTCAGCCACGCGATACGCAAGGGGCCGCTGCTCACCGAGGCCGGGGTCATCGACAACCAGCGGGTGGCCCACCCGGGCATCACCCCGCACCCGCCGACCGAAGCGGAAATCCGCACCGCGCGCGCCGCCCTGGCGGCGATCCCGTCGCAGGCCGCCCCCCTCTTCGCCCGGGTCGACCTGGCCCTGGACGAAGACGGCGAACCGCTGGTCATGGAGCTGGAACTGATCGAACCGAACCTCTTCCTCAAGGACAACCCCCAGGGCCTGCCCGGGCTGGTCCGCGCCGTGACCGCCGCGGTCGGGCCGGCCTGA